A single genomic interval of Helianthus annuus cultivar XRQ/B chromosome 13, HanXRQr2.0-SUNRISE, whole genome shotgun sequence harbors:
- the LOC110900857 gene encoding serine/arginine repetitive matrix protein 1-like has translation MKEAAYAEELKILKDFKNTKNEWYVKETGRRRRKDTPIVKKVEGSSSQPKKKQKKAVQTSLIDEPEEDETVVATEEDPFNVDEQLLFDTEVLETGPIVVAEVDQVVNVETQKGKDKVVDDIEGDDVDKDTTSSSSSSNEEIVDETERRKRSQEEIEKEKQLRKRKRQEKDDDDVYVPSPEHVSESQSPPGGRKKSGARKKVVSPKIRKVTPKISKPKIVLKKKTTKETRKLQTPSHEITPPQSPIQSPPRQPTPPQQSSPPKQPTPPRQSSPLHHSPPPQQTLFTSQEIFQTPPLTQGQLTPGSVGFRNFPNVPSNLNVSLDDVGDFDFANTSQVRNVEKKVDEVIAENKKLAAENKKSEIDILKVRIAELEEEKARRDEQNEYFKLKNKEFEAAKALRESRTSS, from the exons ATGAAAGAGGCAGCGTATGCTGAAGAGCTAAAGATTCTTAAGGATTTCAAGAACACCaagaatgagtggtatgtgaAAGAAACAGGGAGAAGACGCAGAAAGGACACTCCTATTGTTAAAAAGGTTGAAGGATCTTCTTCACAACCAaagaagaagcaaaagaaagCTGTGCAAACGTCTTTGATTGATGAACCTGAAGAAGATGAAACAGTGGTAGCTACGGAAGAAGATCCATTTAATGTTGATGAACAGTTGTTGTTTGATACTGAAGTCTTAGAGACAGGGCCAATAGTGGTTGCTGAAGTTGATCAAGTTGTGAATGTTGAAACTCAGAAAGGGAAAGATAAAGTTGTTGATGACATTGAGGGAGATGATGTGGATAAAGACACTACAAGCTCCTCGAGCTCTTCAAACGAAGAAATAGTAGATGAAACCGAACGTCGGAAAAGAAGCCAAGAAGagatagaaaaagagaaacaactaAGGAAGAGAAAGAGACAGGAAAAGGACGATGATGATGTTTATGTGCCTTCTCCAGAACATGTCTCCGAATCACAATCTCCTCCAGGTGGTAGAAAGAAATCTGGAGCTCGAAAGAAAGTAGTTTCTCCAAAGATTCGCAAAGTCACACCAAAGATATCAAAACCAAAGATTGTGCTAAAGAAGAAGACAACCAAGGAAACCAGGAAACTACAAACACCATCACATGAAATaacaccaccacaatcaccaATCCAATCACCACCCCGACAACCTACACCACCACAACAATCTTCACCACctaaacaaccaacaccaccaagACAATCATCACCACTACATcattcaccaccaccacaacaaaccCTATTCACCTCACAAGAAATCTTTCaaacacctccactcacccaaggTCAACTAACACCTGGTTCTGTGGGGTTCAGAAACTTTCCAAATGTTCCTTCAAATTTGAATGTGAGTCTTGATGATGTTGGAGATTTTGATTTCGCAAACACCTCACAAGTCAGGAATGTTGAAAAGAAGGTTGATGAAGTGATTGCTGAGAACAAGAAGCTAGCCGCTGAAAACAAGAAG TCAGAGATAGACATCTTGAAGGTGAGAATTGCTGAGTTGGAAGAAGAAAAGGCTCGACGAGATGAGCAAAATGAATACTTCAAGTTGAAGAATAAAGAATTTGAAGCAGCTAAAGCGTTAAGAGAGAGCAGAACGTCAAGCTAA